The genomic window ACAACGGTTTCTACGGGCACGGCATGGTGGACGCCTTCGCAGCGGCCGGCAATGCCGTGAGCCGACCGTGAACTAACGCAGCAACAGCGTGCCGATCCGGCGCGCGGTGGCCCATGCCCCGAGGCCGGCCAGAGCCAGTAGGTACACCGTGTGGCCGATCATGCTGGGGTCCAGCACCCCGGTGGCGAACCCGCGTGCCAACTCCACCCCGTGGTAAAGGGGGATGCACTGCACCACGACCTGGAGCGGCTCGGGGTACACCGACAGCGGGAAGAAGGTCGTGGAGAACAGGAACATCGGGATCAGCGCGAGCTGGATGAACTCGAACTGCGAGGGTGACCGCAGGAAGGTGGCGCAGGCCATCCCGATCGCCGCGAAGGCGAACGCGACCAGCACGGCCACCGGGACCAGCAGCAGGGCCCAGGGCGAGGTGACCAGGCCCATCACCGCCATCACCGCGAAGAACGCGACCGAGTACATCCCGCCGCGCAACACCGCCCAGCCGATTTCCCCGATCGCGATGTCCAGCGGACCCACCGGGGTGGACAGCATCGCCTCATACAGCTTGGACCAGCGGAACTTGAAGAACACGCCGAAGGTCGCGTCGAAGACCGCGCCGTTCATCGCCGAGGACACCAGCAGTGCGGGGGCGACGAAAGACACGTAGCTCAGTACCTGGCCACCGGGGCCGGCCACCTCGTTGACCAGCTTGCCGAAGCCGACCTGGAAGGCGAGCAGGTAGAATAGTGGCTCCAGCACCCCGGAGGCGAACACCAGCCAGGCCCGCGAGTACACCAGCATGGAGCGCTCGAGCAGCGCACTCACCCGGCCGGAGTAGAGCGCGGGCGGGAGCACCCGGAGCAACAGGCCCTGCCGGGTGGGCGATTCCACGGAAGTCGACACGGCCACTCAGTGCCTATCCCGCAAACGCGCGACACGATCGGCTCGGCCGGGCTCGGCCTTCATCACGACTGCCACCTCCGCAGATCGTGCGCCCGGCCTCGCCACTCGTGGGCTCCGCCGCGCGCGTTCTCCCGCTTACCTCAAACAGCTACGTTCAGCTCACGAACAGCCGCTCAGACCACCAGCCGCCGGTAGAACCAGTGCCGGGCCACGAGTACCCCTGCCAGCAGGACGGCACCGAGAAACGCCACGTGCCCCAACGCCGGCAGCGGCTCGAGGCCGCCGAAGGCCGCCCCGCGCGCCAGCTCGTTGCCATGCCACAGCGGCGAGATCCAGGCCAGCCAGCGCAGGCCCATGGGGATCTGCGTGATCGGGAAGAAGGTCCCGGCGAACAGCGTCATCGGCATGACCACGAACCGGAACACCGCGGCGAACCGCTCCCCCTCGTCGAAGGTGCTCGCGGCCAGCGCCATCACCGGTGCCGCGCAGGCCAGCCCCGTACCCACGCCGACCGGCACGATCAGCAGGACGCCCAGGTCGAGCCAGGCACCGAACAGGCTCGCGATCAACACGTAGATCACGGCGGCGAGCAGCAGCCGCATGCCGACCCAGAGCAACTGCCCGCCCAGCAACTGCCCCGGGGTGATCGGGGTGGCGGTGACCGCGATGTAGTCCTTCTGCCACTTGAACCCGGACAGCACCGGGTAGCTGGACTCCCCGACCGCGAACATCATCGACCCGGACACCAGCAGCGCGGGGGCCACGTAGTGCAGGTAGGACAGCCCACCGGTGGCCGCCCCCGGCTGCACCTGAGAGCCGAAACCGAGGCCCATCGCGGCCAGGAAGAGCACCGGCTGCAGGCCCGAGGAGTACAGGCTCGAGGTCCAGTAGCGCCGGTACCAGACCCAGTGGCCCTCGACCCGCAGCCACATCGCCCGCA from Amycolatopsis cihanbeyliensis includes these protein-coding regions:
- a CDS encoding ABC transporter permease, translated to MSTSVESPTRQGLLLRVLPPALYSGRVSALLERSMLVYSRAWLVFASGVLEPLFYLLAFQVGFGKLVNEVAGPGGQVLSYVSFVAPALLVSSAMNGAVFDATFGVFFKFRWSKLYEAMLSTPVGPLDIAIGEIGWAVLRGGMYSVAFFAVMAVMGLVTSPWALLLVPVAVLVAFAFAAIGMACATFLRSPSQFEFIQLALIPMFLFSTTFFPLSVYPEPLQVVVQCIPLYHGVELARGFATGVLDPSMIGHTVYLLALAGLGAWATARRIGTLLLR
- a CDS encoding ABC transporter permease; its protein translation is MATVESTGRVVGPVRAMWLRVEGHWVWYRRYWTSSLYSSGLQPVLFLAAMGLGFGSQVQPGAATGGLSYLHYVAPALLVSGSMMFAVGESSYPVLSGFKWQKDYIAVTATPITPGQLLGGQLLWVGMRLLLAAVIYVLIASLFGAWLDLGVLLIVPVGVGTGLACAAPVMALAASTFDEGERFAAVFRFVVMPMTLFAGTFFPITQIPMGLRWLAWISPLWHGNELARGAAFGGLEPLPALGHVAFLGAVLLAGVLVARHWFYRRLVV